A region of Toxorhynchites rutilus septentrionalis strain SRP chromosome 1, ASM2978413v1, whole genome shotgun sequence DNA encodes the following proteins:
- the LOC129761893 gene encoding MICOS complex subunit Mic10-like gives MAQTFAEDQYGRKIDRCLTDTLIKFGGGLVLGSVFSLLFFKRRAWPIIMGSGFGIGMAYTNCERSLNGK, from the exons ATGGCCCAAACCTTCGCGGAGGACCAGTATGGCAGGAAGATCGATCGCTGCCTCACGGACACACTGATTAAATTCG GTGGCGGTCTTGTTCTGGGTAGTGTCTTCTCACTGCTGTTCTTCAAGAGGCGTGCGTGGCCTATCATCATGGGCTCTGGTTTCGGTATCGGAATGGCCTACACGAACTGCGAGCGTTCGCTGAACGGAAAGTAG